In Papaver somniferum cultivar HN1 chromosome 1, ASM357369v1, whole genome shotgun sequence, a genomic segment contains:
- the LOC113348125 gene encoding E3 ubiquitin-protein ligase RHA1B-like produces the protein MSFASSLILTHLTCKAAIILAVTRIAFYWVPGLRHIGRGLDCIIRYCSSTSSSDEYSTTTASQLLTTMAHYSRLHDDDVTTYEEMVADGRLENCKTCAVCLNELTGNDKVRELRNCCHVFHSECIDRWFNHNDQKTCPLCRTSLLLPIMSVPLTTCATAGKSEPSWAVERILYLFGDDLL, from the coding sequence ATGAGTTTTGCTTCTAGTTTGATACTAACACATCTAACATGCAAAGCAGCAATCATTCTGGCCGTGACCCGAATAGCGTTTTACTGGGTCCCAGGGCTCCGACACATAGGTCGTGGTCTTGACTGCATTATCAGATATTGCAGCAGTACTAGTAGTTCTGATGAATATTCAACCACCACTGCATCGCAATTGTTGACGACGATGGCTCATTATTCAAGACTCCATGATGATGATGTGACGACCTATGAAGAGATGGTTGCTGATGGAAGATTAGAAAACTGTAAAACATGTGCAGTGTGTTTGAATGAATTGACGGGAAATGATAAGGTGAGAGAGCTTAGGAATTGCTGTCATGTTTTTCACAGCGAATGCATAGACAGATGGTTCAACCACAACGATCAGAAGACTTGCCCTCTGTGTAGGACTTCATTGTTACTGCCCATTATGTCAGTGCCATTAACGACCTGTGCCACTGCAGGTAAATCCGAGCCCAGCTGGGCTGTTGAGCGAATTCTCTATCTCTTCGGGGACGATTTACTTTGA